Proteins found in one Megachile rotundata isolate GNS110a chromosome 14, iyMegRotu1, whole genome shotgun sequence genomic segment:
- the LOC143265743 gene encoding uncharacterized protein LOC143265743 isoform X2, producing MESFIIDKLINLRFFSNISTQKKSCRCDLNAIKKRIELVLKNINLLKAEYSNTEKVDDKFLFLTKFIAQNIHILKQQLKSTYDRLPWEEIEFYLVSFVSAYTKRQEINLFYFSTLNKKKILSQLNNFGKKLEEEKANIETMDSTKISDLPKLKRDIVISRIIKNNPEFEELYNDYQQIRDIYSLEKLNYYIQLALSTNCSEKQGQLIIVRVLQVIGEYLKNTLESPKLSNTTSELFLLSLPKHTREVVKDLRNSLSHAYSLCTRTEIEKNTDVNFFSDIQNDIKKVGDVVTDILYSNRMKALRIILEKFVGCKTFDEMKEIIEALNNLELNNMSSKHLKMKELVKLEKFVEELNNIVTDKTDYEKELFSKINNIISSTEDKSINTKTDYIQVFATLNAICMTYNDNNINHNTYRTLKFSATKLLEMTGSKIKHLSIEEIAILSMKILQSVKSRIPNSDQDEINRLTCQIFHIVEFQAGNIKSIEKLREKLSKKNPFMPIKEQKKAYSITKKEYNNQLALKLSELKIILNNNDLNGQLIEKSFLHKKKEELLTAIKMLMLDIMSILGSLENYLENNLFSLDDNTPLLIGKCLRNHLAHDNALVDILLFDPSLAVILNAKKLTTENIIKNSRKIGKFMKDDPLKLEDKLNKSLAIITNQEKMFVALEEGKLEDLKDCLKKGADLNARHSNLWTTLHFAAKGPSLEVIKFILNHNLSVNVKNIDGQSPLHIAAAYNRRDIVQFFVKNRDLCIDDKDCNGKTPLHIAAQNGNTDIVNILLKNSADHNIKDVVGFSPLHSAVKNNHINVVQILMKKEVDADDNEVKGGFTSLHIAAENGHLETVNFLLKNGANVNAKNDREGTSLLLAAINGHLEVVNTLILNNADLNVRAVDGYTALLSASEHGHEEIVNILLKYGANANVSAKTYNCTPLHLAAKDGYDGIVKILLKNKANINIASIEGMTALHFAVQNNRLEVVTTLLEHGANSNAKNIDKTTPLHYAAANGHKEIVDLLIKSGAEVNSKGGRNLTPLHAATMNCHTDVVDLLIKHKAEINGQDIEGNIPLHIAVMKNNQDIIDLLIKNKADVNAKNIYGLTPLHTATANCSTDIIDLLIRNKAKVNVTSHDNFTPLLAATISGSVDAISFLIKNGAEVNTVNKFGITLLQVAVVGGHKDAVNALIRNKADVNAFGTGGTALHLAARNGNNQLVQILIKNGANVNVDSRNMKTPLAAAVESNCKEVVETLISNGANVDAANGAALSSAVFFGHKDIIKVLLDNNANIHLSHVKDTTLLHLTATRGETEIVNVLIEKGANINATNNDGITPLHCAVSAGYRDTVELLLLKGANVNANSTEGTPLHSAVAKDGGIDIVKILLNNGADVSIKDLKNRTALELAVAHNQPECVKLLLSKSEKRDINAKGNDNWTVLHIAVQRGDLEMIKCLIEEGSDVNARNTAGSKPIHIAARDGFRYVVEFFLSNGCSIHELGVANQTLLHYAALGNQLEVVKYLISKGADINAQDNNGLSPTHIAALHGHESIIEVLLQNGAIYNIVNLFDVKPVGLAKNTKIVAKLVSTEKLFDAVKRNNTSEVEKCIKVGACINAKHAATKGYNGTALHYAAWKGYDEIVNILLQNKANPNMTGDKGFTPLHYAVKFSHLKVVMVLLSKGTIYNAVSDDGKTPLDFAADKNIIKLLKLVSELFKNVTTNNPRIINELNKIKDINMMKAIMGACNKERQSLIVTAMINKFSKVKELKEVLQEDVSSQIDASTVLAGHENFQLSLNILQRVLEKRKEIFGPDNPATLDIQKKIAVIIYKQGIWEKAANMSDKIFQKQKEMFGFDSEDTLDTRSLYALILHRQGKDKEALDIFEEVYKKQKQILGPNHPDILNTELHMALVLCALEKYEKALELNKIVFEKRKKLSGENDSDTIRAQNNIAMVLMSQGKYDEALKIYQLVFEKKKMIFGINHSDTIRTLQHIASIYHSQKRYKEALRTTQEVLDLQKSLFGENYPDTLHSQYNLATMFVDQGKCINALKICNECVDKARVILGPSHSIVLGLESMIKFINLRYKWEGSDASKIIGYFQREINTAASNGDMQIVRKMLKDGIDINDHDFEGRAPLHFAVSNGHVDIVNLLLENGADVSQVTKKGNTSLHIAASKNYKEIVEILLQHISRDKLLKYVNAKTTGSGATSLHIAAINGSLDIVKSLLTHGATYNIKNNNGETPFDLSYDPNVNYLFTLIDKLFRDTKNGHVDVINVLEILKHDDFLAAVNARDIQGSTLLQVAVSNKHKTIASKLLKMIQQKN from the coding sequence ATGGAAAGTTTTATCATAGATAAATTAATAAACCTTCGTTTCTTCTCAAATATTTCCACACAGAAAAAAAGTTGTAGGTGTGATCTTAATGCTATCAAGAAACGAATCGAATTggtacttaaaaatattaatttgttaaaagcTGAGTATTCAAACACAGAAAAAGTAGAtgacaagtttttatttttaacaaaatttattgcacaaaatattcatatattaaaaCAGCAGTTGAAATCAACTTATGACAGATTACCTTGGGAAGAAATAGAGTTTTATTTGGTCAGTTTTGTATCTGCTTATACTAAACGACAGGAAAttaatctattttatttttccacattaaataaaaaaaaaatattaagccAATTAAACAATTTTGGAAAGAAGCTTGAAGAGGAAAAAGCTAATATAGAAACAATGGATAGTACTAAAATATCTGATCTCCCAAAATTAAAGCGGGATATAGTTATTTCAAGAATTATTAAGAATAATcctgaatttgaagaattatataATGATTATCAACAAATCAGGGACATCTATTctctagaaaaattaaattactacatACAATTGGCATTATCGACCAATTGTTCAGAAAAGCAAGGACAGTTAATTATTGTAAGAGTTTTACAAGTTATTGGCGAATACTTAAAAAACACTTTAGAATCACCTAAATTATCGAACACTACAAGCGAACTTTTTTTACTGTCATTACCAAAACATACAAGAGAAGTTGTTAAAGATTTACGTAATTCATTATCCCATGCTTACTCACTCTGTACAAgaacagaaattgaaaaaaatacagatgttaattttttttctgatattcaaaatgatataaaaaaagtaGGTGATGTGGTTACTGATATTCTTTATAGCAACAGAATGAAAGCGTTGAGAATTATACTAGAAAAATTTGTTGGCTGTAAAACTTTTGATGAAATGAAAGAAATCATAGAAGCACTAAATAATTTGGAATTGAATAATATGTCTTCAAAAcacttaaaaatgaaagaacttgtgaaacttgagaaattcgtAGAAGAATTAAACAATATTGTAACTGATAAGACAGACTATGAAAAAGAACtatttagtaaaattaataacataatcAGTAGCACTGAAGATAAATCAATAAACACGAAAACTGATTATATTCAAGTATTTGCAACCTTAAATGCTATATGTATGACCTATAATGATAATAACATTAATCACAATACTTATAGAACATTGAAATTTTCTGCTACTAAGTTATTAGAGATGACTGGTTCCAAGATAAAACATCTCAGTATTGAAGAAATTGCTATACTGTCAATGAAAATATTACAGAGTGTTAAATCAAGAATACCAAATAGTGACCAGGATGAAATAAATAGATtaacttgtcaaatttttcatattgtcGAATTTCAAGCAGGTAATATTAAAtcgattgagaaattgagagaaAAGCTAAGTAAAAAGAATCCTTTTATGCCTATTAAAGAACAAAAAAAGGCTTACAGTATAACAAAAAAAGAATACAATAATCAGCTTGCATTAAAATTATCtgaattaaaaatcattttaaacaaCAATGATTTAAATGGTCAATTAATTGAAAAATCTTTTTTACATAAGAAAAAGGAAGAATTGCTAACAGCAATAAAAATGCTTATGCTGGATATAATGTCAATTTTAGGTAGCTTAGAGAATTATTTggagaataatttattttctttggaTGATAATACTCCTTTATTAATTGGAAAATGTTTGCGTAACCATTTAGCACACGATAATGCCTTAGTTGACATATTATTATTTGATCCTTCATTGGCAGTTATTCTGAATGCCAAAAAATTAACTACagaaaatatcataaaaaattCGAGAAAAATTGGCAAGTTTATGAAAGATGATCCCTTGAAATTAGAAGATAAACTCAATAAAAGTTTAGCTATTATTACTAATCAGGAAAAGATGTTTGTTGCATTGGAGGAAGGAAAGTTGGAAGATTTAAAAGACTGTTTAAAAAAAGGAGCAGACCTCAATGCTAGACATTCCAACTTATGGACTACATTACATTTTGCTGCTAAAGGACCTTCTcttgaagttataaaatttattctcaATCATAATTTAAGCGTTAATGTTAAGAATATTGATGGTCAGAGCCCACTGCATATTGCTGCTGCATATAACAGAAGagatattgtacaattttttgtaaaaaatagagATTTATGTATTGATGATAAAGACTGCAATGGCAAAACTCCATTACATATTGCAGCTCAAAATGGTAACACAGACATTGTTAACATTCTGTTAAAAAATAGTGCTGATCATAATATTAAAGATGTAGTTGGCTTTTCACCTTTACACTCTGCGGTAAAAAATAACCATATCAATGTTGTTCAAATTCTGATGAAAAAAGAAGTAGATGCGGATGATAATGAGGTTAAGGGTGGTTTTACTTCGTTACATATAGCTGCAGAAAACGGCCATCTGGAGACAGTTAACTTCTTATTAAAAAATGGAGCGAATGTTAATGCGAAAAATGATAGGGAGGGAACATCATTACTTCTAGCAGCAATAAATGGTCATCTAGAAGTAGtaaatactttaattttaaacaatgctGATCTTAATGTTAGAGCTGTTGATGGTTATACAGCATTACTTTCTGCCTCAGAACATGGTCATGAGGAGATAGTTAACATTCTATTGAAATACGGAGCTAATGCTAATGTTTCCGCTAAAACCTATAATTGCACACCTTTGCACCTTGCCGCAAAAGATGGATATGATGGAATTGTTAAGATTCTACTAAAAAATAAAGCCAATATTAATATTGCTTCCATTGAAGGTATGACTGCACTACACTTTGCAGTACAAAATAATCGTTTAGAAGTAGTTACTACTCTACTTGAACATGGTGCCAACAGTAATGCTAAAAATATAGATAAAACTACACCATTGCATTATGCAGCAGCAAATGGTCATAAGGAAATTGTTGatcttttaataaaaagtgGAGCAGAAGTTAATTCAAAGGGTGGTAGGAACTTGACACCATTGCATGCAGCTACCATGAATTGCCACACAGATGTTGTTGACCTCCTAATAAAACATAAAGCTGAAATTAATGGCCAAGATATTGAGGGTAACATACCATTGCATATAGCTGTTATGAAAAATAATCAAGATATTATTGATctcctaataaaaaataaagctgATGTAAATGCTAAAAACATTTATGGTCTAACACCATTGCATACAGCTACTGCAAACTGTAGTACAGATATTATTGATCTTCTAATAAGAAATAAAGCTAAAGTTAATGTCACATCTCATGACAATTTTACACCATTACTGGCAGCAACCATTTCTGGGTCTGTAGatgcaatttcttttttaataaaaaatggagCCGAAGTTAACACCGTAAATAAATTTGGTATTACATTATTACAAGTAGCTGTTGTAGGTGGTCATAAAGATGCTGTTAACGctttaataagaaataaagcCGACGTTAACGCTTTCGGTACAGGTGGTACTGCATTACATTTGGCTGCAAGAAATGGGAATAATCAACTTGTccaaatattgataaaaaatgGAGCTAACGTTAATGTCGATAGTAGAAATATGAAGACACCATTAGCTGCTGCTGTTGAAAGCAATTGTAAGGAAGTTGTTGAAACTCTAATATCAAATGGAGCTAATGTTGATGCAGCCAATGGTGCAGCTTTATCATCTGCAGTGTTTTTCGGCCATAAGGATATTATAAAAGTTCTGTTAGATAACAATGCTAATATCCACTTAAGTCATGTTAAAGATACTACACTATTACATTTAACTGCTACAAGAGGTGAAACAGAAATAGTGAATGTTTTGATTGAAAAAGGGGCTAATATTAATGCCACTAACAATGATGGCATCACACCATTGCACTGTGCAGTATCAGCAGGTTATAGGGACACTGTTGAACTTTTGTTATTAAAAGGTGCTAATGTCAATGCTAACTCTACTGAAGGTACACCGCTACATAGTGCAGTAGCAAAAGATGGTGGCATAGATAttgttaaaattctattaaataatGGAGCAGATGTCAGTATTAAGGATTTAAAGAATAGAACAGCTTTAGAACTTGCAGTTGCACATAATCAGCCAGAATGTGTGAAACTTTTATTATCAAAAAGTGAGAAAAGAGACATAAATGCTAAGGGTAATGATAACTGGACAGTATTACATATTGCTGTTCAACGGGGTGACTTAGAAATGATAAAATGCCTAATAGAGGAAGGATCTGACGTTAATGCTAGGAATACTGCTGGTTCAAAGCCTATACACATTGCGGCCAGAGATGGTTTTAGGTATGTTGTCGAATTTTTCCTTAGTAATGGCTGTAGTATTCATGAACTTGGCGTAGCTAATCAAACATTATTGCATTACGCTGCACTGGGAAATCAGTTAGAAGTTGTGAAGTACTTAATATCAAAAGGTGCTGACATTAATGCTCAAGATAATAATGGATTATCACCTACGCATATTGCTGCTCTACATGGACATGAAAGTATTATCGAAGTTTTATTGCAAAATGGtgcaatttataatattgttaacTTGTTTGATGTTAAACCGGTAGGTCTggctaaaaatacaaaaattgttgcGAAATTAGTATCAACTGAGAAATTGTTTGATGCTGTAAAACGTAATAACACTTCAGAAGTTGAGAAGTGCATCAAAGTAGGAGCGTGTATAAATGCTAAACATGCTGCAACAAAAGGTTATAACGGAACAGCATTACATTATGCCGCATGGAAAGGTTATGATGAAATTGTCAACATTCTTTTACAGAATAAAGCTAATCCTAATATGACTGGTGACAAAGGTTTTACACCATTGCATTATGCTGTTAAATTTTCTCATTTAAAAGTTGTCATGGTTTTGCTATCTAAGGGTACAATATACAATGCTGTTTCTGACGATGGAAAGACGCCATTAGATTTTGCTGCAGATAAGAATATAATTAAACTACTTAAATTAGTGAGCGAATTGTTCAAAAATGTTACTACTAATAACCCCAGGATTATTAATGAGCTTAACAAAATAAAGGATATTAATATGATGAAAGCGATAATGGGTGCTTGTAACAAGGAGCGCCAAAGTTTAATAGTTACTGCAATGATTAATAAGTTTTCAAAAGTCAAAGAATTGAAAGAGGTATTGCAAGAAGATGTGTCTTCTCAGATTGATGCAAGCACAGTTCTCGCAGGCCATGAAAATTTTCAGctaagtttgaatattttgcaAAGGGTgcttgaaaaaagaaaagaaatatttggACCAGATAATCCTGCTACTTTAGATATTCAGAAAAAGATAGctgtaataatatataaacaaggaatttgggaaaaagcTGCAAATATGAGTGACAAGATTTTTCAGAAACAGAAAGAAATGTTTGGATTCGACAGTGAGGACACCTTAGACACAAGAAGTTTGTATGCTTTAATACTTCATAGACAAGGAAAAGATAAAGAAGCTCTCGATATTTTTGAAGAAgtatataaaaaacaaaaacaaatacTAGGACCAAATCACCCAGATATTTTAAATACCGAGTTGCATATGGCTTTGGTATTATGTGCACTTGAAAAATATGAGAAAGCActagaattaaataaaatagtttttGAAAAGAGGAAAAAATTATCAGGTGAAAATGACTCAGACACTATACGTGCCCAAAATAATATAGCAATGGTACTAATGTCCCAAGGTAAATACGATGAAgctttaaaaatatatcaactagtttttgaaaaaaaaaagatgatTTTCGGTATTAATCATTCTGATACTATAAGAACGTTACAACACATTGCCAGTATATACCACAGTCAAAAGAGATACAAAGAAGCTTTGAGAACTACACAAGAAGTTTTAGATTTGCAAAAAAGCCTTTTTGGAGAAAACTACCCGGATACCTTGCATTCTCAGTACAATCTAGCAACGATGTTTGTTGATCAAGGAAAATGTATCAACGCGCTTAAAATTTGTAACGAATGTGTTGATAAAGCAAGAGTCATTTTAGGTCCAAGTCATTCAATTGTTTTAGGGTTGGAATCAAtgattaaattcattaatttgcgATATAAATGGGAAGGTTCAGATGCATCGAAAATCATTGGGTATTTCCAGAGAGAGATCAACACCGCCGCTAGTAATGGTGATATGCAAATTGTTCGCAAAATGTTAAAAGATGGAATCGATATCAATGATCATGATTTTGAAGGAAGAGCACCGTTGCATTTTGCCGTTAGTAATGGACACGTGGATATTGTAAATCTTTTATTAGAAAACGGAGCCGATGTGTCTCAAGTTACTAAGAAAGGTAACACTTCGTTACACATTGCTGCTTCCAAAAATTACAAGGAGATCGTCGAAATTTTGTTACAACATATAAGTCGTGATAAACTATTGAAGTATGTGAATGCTAAGACAACCGGCAGTGGTGCTACGTCTCTCCACATAGCTGCCATAAATGGCTCTCTGGATATTGTCAAATCTTTGCTCACACATGGCGCAACTTACAACATCAAAAATAACAATGGCGAAACTCCGTTCGATCTTTCCTACGACCCCAACGTCAATTATCTGTTCACACTAATTGATAAGTTGTTCAGGGATACAAAAAACGGTCACGTTGATGTTATTAAcgttttagagattttaaaacACGATGActttttagctgcggtaaacGCTCGCGACATTCAGGGATCCACGCTGCTGCAAGTTGCAGTATCCAACAAACACAAAACTATtgcttccaaattattaaaaatgatacaacAGAAAAATTAA